A region of the Synechococcus sp. PCC 7502 genome:
GGGCAGTCAGTGTAGTATTAATTGAGCGGGCAAGGGTTTGGTTTACAGAAAGATTGACCAAATCACCAAAACTGTAGTCTTCACCCCAAATCTTCATGTTTTCACGAATGCGATCATAAATAATCACTGTGTCATTAACGGAAAATCCAATAATAGTCAGCATTGCCACAATAAATAAGCTATCTACTTCCAGTCCGATGGTTAAGCCCAAGATCGCAAATACCCCAGACGTGACCAATACATCGTGGAGTAAAGCTACGATCGCAAAAACGGCATAGTCCAGTTGAAACCTAAATCCCAAATATACAGCGATGCCCACAAAAGATAAAACTAAAGCTAACAGCCCTGAAGTTAAAAGTTGATTCCCAATAGTTGGACCTACCCGTTGGATTTGAGACTTAGACGGATCAATTTTGCCAAACCTATCTAAAATACTTTCTAAATCACCCTGTAGCTGCGATCGCTCGTTTACCTCTAAATCTCCAGTTTGCAGAGATAGCCCTCGACCATCCTCCCCTAATAGCTGAA
Encoded here:
- the secF gene encoding protein translocase subunit SecF, giving the protein MKLDVIKYGKVYVAASVSAILIGIVAMLISWQTLGFPLRPAIDFTGGTRLSMELVCDSNTQIKSCGQPIDIGLVRSAIAEKGYAKATIQLLGEDGRGLSLQTGDLEVNERSQLQGDLESILDRFGKIDPSKSQIQRVGPTIGNQLLTSGLLALVLSFVGIAVYLGFRFQLDYAVFAIVALLHDVLVTSGVFAILGLTIGLEVDSLFIVAMLTIIGFSVNDTVIIYDRIRENMKIWGEDYSFGDLVNLSVNQTLARSINTTLTALLSLVAIFLFGGVTLKFFALALIIGFSSGAYSSIFNASILLAWWRNRKSA